A region of Nitrospirota bacterium DNA encodes the following proteins:
- a CDS encoding DUF547 domain-containing protein, with protein sequence MNRSMNIGLVVFIISVMSAMANASPFDGEQYQRLLNNYVQEGKTISGITISAVDYAGLHQESTSSSSDYAFILRQLSSFNPETISSHLDRIAFWINAYNIGAVKMILDHYPVDSIRSTKINLLKNPWKKNVLNIGGREYSLDEIEHGILMGTFRARMAHYAIVCASLSCPDMRKEVYVGARLKEQLEDQARRFLSNTKKGILIDTKNNTVYFSQIFKFDSKTFPEGALSAVDIISPFLKADERRYIDTQKYTVNYFDYLWELNGLK encoded by the coding sequence GTGAATAGAAGCATGAATATCGGTTTGGTGGTTTTTATTATTTCCGTCATGTCGGCAATGGCAAACGCGTCGCCTTTTGATGGAGAGCAGTACCAGAGGCTCCTGAACAATTACGTGCAGGAAGGAAAAACGATCAGTGGAATAACAATTAGCGCAGTCGACTATGCTGGTCTTCATCAAGAGTCCACGTCCTCGTCGTCCGATTATGCATTTATTCTTAGACAATTGAGCTCCTTTAATCCTGAAACTATATCTTCCCATTTAGACAGGATTGCTTTCTGGATCAACGCCTATAATATCGGCGCGGTTAAGATGATTCTGGACCATTACCCGGTTGACAGCATAAGGAGCACGAAGATCAATCTACTGAAAAACCCATGGAAAAAGAATGTCTTGAACATCGGTGGCAGGGAATACAGTCTGGATGAAATCGAACACGGTATTCTCATGGGCACATTTAGGGCTCGCATGGCACATTATGCTATTGTCTGCGCATCTCTCAGCTGTCCCGACATGAGAAAAGAGGTCTATGTCGGCGCCCGTCTCAAGGAACAATTGGAAGACCAGGCCCGCAGATTTCTGAGTAATACGAAAAAAGGCATTCTGATTGATACTAAAAACAATACCGTCTATTTTTCCCAGATCTTCAAATTCGACAGTAAGACTTTTCCTGAAGGTGCGCTCAGTGCCGTTGATATCATATCCCCCTTTCTTAAGGCGGATGAGAGAAGATATATCGACACGCAGAAATACACGGTGAATTACTTTGATTACCTGTGGGAGTTGAATGGATTAAAATGA
- a CDS encoding MIP family channel protein gives MTYKHDFAGEFIGTFLLVFFGCSSVAVTVMFSSHVGLFQVAAVWGIGVTIAIYATRHLSCAHLNPAVSIAMVIGGRMSARRLPVYIIAQFAGAFFAAAVLYLIFGESIARFEEIHGIVRGGTESVKTAMMFGEFYPNPGAGAAASVSTLTAVITEGIGTFILVFLIFTLTEGCNLGRPDDMMAPLFIGLTVALIISVTAPLTQTGLNPARDLSPRLFSMLLGWDRAALANGWYGSLAVYVGGPILGAGIASLVFTGLIEPLMKSKKNTGMCKCN, from the coding sequence TTGACATATAAGCATGATTTTGCGGGTGAATTTATCGGCACCTTCCTGCTGGTCTTTTTCGGATGCAGCTCAGTTGCCGTCACTGTAATGTTCTCCTCTCATGTGGGCCTTTTTCAGGTAGCGGCTGTTTGGGGAATTGGTGTCACCATAGCGATTTACGCAACACGACATCTCTCCTGCGCACACCTGAACCCTGCTGTCAGCATTGCTATGGTAATAGGGGGAAGGATGTCAGCCCGGAGGCTGCCAGTCTACATCATCGCCCAGTTTGCCGGAGCGTTTTTCGCCGCTGCGGTGCTCTATCTCATATTTGGCGAATCTATTGCGCGTTTCGAGGAGATTCACGGAATTGTAAGAGGAGGGACTGAATCGGTTAAGACAGCGATGATGTTCGGAGAGTTCTATCCTAATCCAGGCGCAGGAGCGGCTGCATCGGTTAGTACGCTTACTGCTGTAATTACGGAAGGCATCGGTACTTTTATCCTTGTATTCTTGATATTTACTCTGACTGAAGGCTGCAATCTGGGAAGACCTGATGATATGATGGCCCCGCTTTTCATAGGATTGACTGTTGCTCTTATAATTTCGGTGACAGCTCCCCTTACACAGACCGGTCTCAATCCGGCACGGGACCTTTCCCCAAGGCTTTTCTCAATGCTTCTGGGATGGGACAGGGCAGCTCTTGCCAATGGTTGGTACGGATCGCTCGCTGTCTACGTTGGGGGACCGATTTTAGGAGCCGGTATTGCTTCGCTGGTGTTTACAGGACTTATTGAGCCGCTGATGAAAAGCAAGAAAAATACGGGTATGTGCAAATGCAATTAA
- a CDS encoding Crp/Fnr family transcriptional regulator, which yields MTQEKSKLWYLRNLEICAQMGDAGHTLIHDNSDMKDIKKGESLYMQGSADRNIYILKTGTVKMTKLSPQGKEIILDIVNKGSIFGEMTYTEPRERNESAVAMEDSVICIISKQNFDKLLDMIPGLSIQFTKIFGKRRWKIENRLFDLLYSTVEQRLAKTLLNLLDEHSVPHDHGKRLTIKLTHQDFADLIASTRETVTATLNTLRERELINYEGRHIVVTNAAKLRNLAEQQ from the coding sequence ATGACACAGGAAAAATCAAAGCTCTGGTATCTTCGCAACCTCGAAATATGTGCTCAAATGGGAGATGCCGGACACACGTTGATTCACGATAATTCCGACATGAAAGATATAAAAAAAGGCGAATCTCTATATATGCAGGGGTCTGCGGATCGGAATATCTACATATTAAAAACTGGCACGGTAAAAATGACTAAGCTGTCACCGCAGGGGAAAGAGATTATCCTCGATATCGTTAATAAAGGTTCAATTTTTGGGGAGATGACCTATACAGAGCCAAGAGAGCGCAACGAATCTGCAGTAGCCATGGAAGACAGCGTAATCTGCATCATCTCGAAACAGAATTTCGATAAACTGCTGGATATGATCCCGGGGCTCTCGATACAGTTCACCAAGATATTCGGAAAAAGAAGATGGAAGATTGAAAACAGGTTGTTCGACCTTCTTTATAGCACCGTAGAGCAGAGGCTTGCGAAGACCCTGTTGAATCTTCTCGATGAGCATTCAGTCCCGCATGATCATGGGAAGCGCCTTACAATCAAGCTTACACATCAGGATTTCGCCGACCTCATTGCATCGACACGCGAAACAGTAACTGCCACCCTGAACACATTGAGGGAACGCGAGTTGATTAATTATGAGGGAAGACATATTGTTGTCACTAATGCTGCGAAACTTAGGAATCTGGCGGAACAGCAGTAA
- the arsS gene encoding arsenosugar biosynthesis radical SAM protein ArsS (Some members of this family are selenoproteins.) has translation MKAPLISAGLQSLQVNVGYTCNMSCKHCHVAAGPNRPEVMKKDTVDQILDVIGKYNIQTLDLTGGAPEMNPHFTYFVTEAKRVGCHVIVRSNLTIFFEKGFDYLPEFYREHNIEISASLPYYLDSSVDRVRGNGAFEKSIKAIQVLNGLGYGNGSGMRKLNLVFNPSGAFLAPEQKCLEDEYRRELGARHEISFNHLFVFSNMPVGRFRNHLEKTGTLDSYLEKLEQAFNPATLNGLMCRHLISVGWDGALYDCDFNQVLDLHMHDSCPQHIQEFDLERLLGREIHVGDHCYGCTAGQGST, from the coding sequence ATGAAGGCCCCTCTGATATCAGCTGGGCTGCAAAGCCTCCAGGTCAACGTGGGCTATACATGCAACATGTCCTGCAAGCATTGCCATGTAGCAGCCGGACCGAACAGGCCGGAAGTTATGAAAAAGGATACCGTTGATCAGATTCTTGACGTGATAGGAAAGTACAATATTCAGACGCTTGACCTCACAGGCGGCGCTCCTGAGATGAATCCGCATTTCACCTACTTTGTAACGGAGGCAAAGCGGGTTGGCTGCCATGTTATTGTTCGTTCAAATCTTACCATCTTCTTTGAGAAGGGGTTTGATTACCTGCCTGAATTCTACCGTGAGCATAACATAGAAATATCAGCATCTCTTCCGTATTACCTTGACAGCAGCGTTGACAGGGTAAGAGGAAATGGGGCTTTTGAAAAAAGCATCAAGGCAATTCAGGTGCTCAACGGATTGGGATACGGAAACGGCTCAGGCATGAGAAAGTTGAACCTCGTTTTTAACCCCTCGGGAGCCTTTCTCGCCCCTGAACAGAAGTGTCTTGAAGACGAGTACCGACGGGAGCTTGGAGCGCGGCACGAAATTTCTTTTAACCATCTCTTTGTTTTTTCTAATATGCCGGTCGGCAGGTTCAGAAATCATCTCGAAAAGACAGGAACTCTTGATAGCTACCTGGAGAAGCTTGAGCAGGCATTTAACCCCGCAACGCTGAATGGACTTATGTGCAGGCACCTCATAAGTGTCGGATGGGATGGCGCTCTTTATGATTGCGATTTCAACCAGGTGCTTGATCTTCATATGCACGATTCCTGTCCCCAGCACATTCAGGAATTTGACCTTGAACGTCTTTTGGGCAGGGAGATACACGTAGGTGATCACTGTTACGGCTGCACTGCCGGGCAGGGATCTACCTGA
- a CDS encoding glucosidase, with protein MTAEGKRLEENTNHQVFWKKWGPYLSERQWGTVREDYSPNGDAWNYFPFDHARSRAYRWGEDGLAGISDIQQNLCFSIALWNGKDPILKERLFGLSAFEGNHGEDVKELYYYLDNVPTHSYMKYLYKYPQGEFPYRKIVEENRKRSRKAPEYELADTGIFDQNKYFDVFVEYAKAEPDDILIRIEIFNRAEEAADIAVLPTIWFRNTWSFGKVKKRPQLRLISDEGQDAVLEAEHEHSGICYLHCDGGREVLFTENETNAARLFNVPNASPFVKDAFHDVIAGGKDNLLEDKNSGTKSAVVYRFRIQAGASASVRLRLSEKKLDEPFKGIFSEIFSQRIAEADEFYAVVSPDEPVSDVLQVQRQAFAGLLWSKQYYNYEIETWLSGDKGQPVPPAARKQGRNHDWPYLFNRDIISMPDKWEYPWYASWDLAFHCVPLAVIDPDYAKKQLILFLREWYMHPNGQLPAYEWNFSDVNPPVHAWASLKTYELDKKNSGKGDIVFLKRVFQKLLLNFTWWVNRKDSEGHNIFQGGFLGLDNIGIFDRSSTLPTGGHIEQADGTSWMAMYALNLMDMALEIAQEDPAYEDVASKFFEHFIHIAESLNTLGESGLWHEEDGFYYDSLHLPNGTTIPLRVRSLVGLTSVLAVSVINKDLFNRLKGFRKRLLWFRNNRTELGKYRPIEELAEDRDILLSLIPKHRLVRILQRMLDENEFLASGGIRSISRYHKDNPFVLKVNGNEYRVDYEPAESTTNLFGGNSNWRGPIWIPINYLFIESLKKYYSYYGESLKVEFPTASGNFLNLMDVAQKLSQRISGIFMLGADGKRPVHGEKEKYRNDPHFRDLVLFNEYFHGDTCEGLGASHQTGWTALVAEMIRWCWCK; from the coding sequence GTGACAGCTGAAGGAAAAAGGCTTGAAGAGAATACCAATCACCAGGTCTTCTGGAAAAAATGGGGTCCTTATCTGAGCGAGCGACAGTGGGGCACAGTCCGCGAAGACTATAGTCCAAATGGCGATGCATGGAATTATTTCCCCTTTGATCATGCACGGTCGCGGGCCTATCGGTGGGGAGAAGACGGTCTCGCAGGTATATCCGACATTCAGCAGAATCTCTGCTTCAGCATTGCCCTCTGGAACGGCAAAGACCCTATTCTCAAAGAGCGACTCTTCGGTTTAAGCGCTTTTGAGGGAAACCACGGTGAGGACGTCAAGGAGCTTTATTACTACCTTGATAATGTTCCGACTCACTCGTACATGAAATATCTCTACAAGTATCCGCAGGGAGAGTTTCCATACCGTAAAATTGTTGAAGAAAACCGGAAACGCTCCCGCAAAGCCCCTGAGTATGAGCTGGCTGACACCGGTATCTTTGATCAGAACAAATATTTTGATGTCTTTGTCGAATATGCAAAGGCCGAACCTGACGATATCCTGATTCGGATTGAAATCTTCAACCGCGCTGAAGAAGCTGCTGACATCGCTGTGCTGCCGACCATCTGGTTCAGAAATACCTGGTCATTTGGAAAAGTAAAAAAGAGACCCCAGCTGAGGCTTATCTCGGATGAAGGTCAGGATGCTGTGCTGGAAGCGGAACATGAACATTCAGGGATATGCTATCTCCATTGCGATGGCGGCAGGGAGGTGCTCTTTACCGAAAATGAGACGAATGCAGCAAGGCTTTTTAATGTTCCGAACGCTTCTCCTTTTGTGAAAGATGCTTTCCACGATGTGATCGCCGGAGGAAAGGACAACCTGTTGGAAGATAAGAATTCCGGCACCAAGAGCGCAGTGGTTTATCGTTTCCGTATACAGGCTGGAGCGTCTGCTTCCGTACGACTGCGACTTTCCGAAAAGAAACTCGATGAGCCTTTTAAGGGCATTTTCTCTGAGATATTCAGCCAGAGAATCGCCGAGGCCGATGAATTTTATGCAGTTGTGTCTCCAGATGAGCCGGTAAGCGATGTTCTTCAGGTTCAGAGGCAGGCTTTTGCCGGTCTGCTCTGGAGCAAGCAGTATTACAACTATGAGATAGAGACCTGGCTAAGCGGGGACAAGGGGCAACCCGTGCCTCCTGCTGCAAGAAAGCAGGGACGTAACCACGACTGGCCATACCTTTTCAACAGGGACATTATATCAATGCCTGACAAATGGGAATATCCCTGGTATGCCTCGTGGGATCTGGCCTTTCACTGTGTCCCCCTTGCGGTGATCGATCCTGATTACGCCAAGAAACAGCTGATCTTATTTCTGAGGGAGTGGTACATGCACCCCAACGGGCAGCTCCCTGCCTATGAATGGAATTTCAGCGATGTGAACCCGCCTGTCCATGCATGGGCCTCCCTCAAGACATATGAACTCGACAAGAAAAATTCCGGCAAAGGGGACATTGTTTTCCTCAAAAGGGTGTTTCAGAAACTCCTGCTTAATTTCACCTGGTGGGTCAACAGAAAGGATTCCGAAGGACATAACATATTTCAGGGCGGATTTCTCGGTCTGGACAATATCGGCATCTTTGACAGAAGCAGTACACTGCCGACCGGCGGACATATCGAGCAGGCAGACGGAACAAGCTGGATGGCGATGTATGCCCTGAATCTCATGGACATGGCCCTCGAAATTGCGCAGGAGGACCCGGCGTATGAGGATGTCGCTTCAAAGTTCTTCGAGCATTTCATCCATATCGCTGAATCCCTGAATACGCTTGGGGAGAGCGGTCTCTGGCATGAAGAAGACGGGTTTTACTACGACTCCCTCCATCTTCCGAACGGAACCACTATTCCTTTAAGGGTAAGATCGCTTGTGGGTCTTACTTCCGTGCTCGCTGTTTCCGTGATAAACAAAGACCTCTTTAACCGACTGAAAGGGTTCAGAAAAAGACTTCTCTGGTTCAGAAACAACCGGACTGAGCTTGGTAAATACCGGCCGATCGAGGAACTTGCTGAAGACAGGGATATTTTGCTTTCGCTGATACCGAAGCACCGACTGGTTAGAATACTGCAGAGGATGCTTGATGAAAATGAATTCCTTGCTTCCGGTGGCATCAGATCCATTTCCAGATATCATAAAGACAATCCCTTTGTTCTGAAGGTCAATGGAAATGAATATAGAGTGGATTATGAACCCGCGGAATCGACAACCAATCTCTTTGGCGGCAACTCAAATTGGAGAGGCCCAATATGGATTCCGATAAATTATCTTTTCATAGAATCCCTGAAGAAATACTACAGCTACTATGGCGAATCACTGAAAGTTGAGTTCCCGACTGCGTCCGGCAACTTCCTGAACCTCATGGATGTTGCCCAGAAGCTCTCGCAGAGAATATCAGGAATCTTTATGCTGGGTGCAGATGGGAAAAGACCTGTTCACGGCGAAAAAGAAAAATATCGTAACGATCCGCACTTCAGGGATCTGGTTCTCTTCAATGAGTATTTTCACGGTGATACCTGCGAGGGTCTTGGAGCGAGTCACCAAACCGGATGGACTGCACTTGTGGCCGAAATGATCCGGTGGTGCTGGTGTAAGTGA
- a CDS encoding Crp/Fnr family transcriptional regulator codes for MTTEKTKLWYLKNLDMFSHLRDEEHNMIEKYMEMKEIKKGDTLYLQGAADKNIYLLKKGAVKITKLTPQGKELILDIVKGGSIFGEMTYTDPRERDECAEVIEDGLICTIKKESFDKLLEMVPGLSIRLTKMIGLRRWKIENKLLDLLFCTVEQRIVKTIVNLLDDFGVPHSGGYLLKIKLTHKDFADLIASTRETVTAALNRLKDGGYIDFEGKYLTISNLEKLKGLLD; via the coding sequence ATGACTACAGAAAAAACGAAGCTCTGGTATCTGAAGAACCTCGACATGTTCAGTCATCTGCGTGATGAGGAACATAATATGATCGAGAAATACATGGAGATGAAAGAGATAAAAAAAGGAGATACCTTGTATCTGCAGGGGGCAGCTGATAAAAATATTTACCTCCTGAAAAAAGGCGCGGTGAAGATCACCAAGCTCACACCACAGGGGAAAGAGCTTATCCTCGATATTGTGAAGGGAGGCTCGATCTTCGGCGAAATGACCTATACAGATCCGAGAGAGCGTGATGAGTGCGCCGAGGTTATCGAGGATGGGCTGATCTGCACTATAAAAAAAGAGAGCTTCGATAAGCTGCTTGAGATGGTGCCAGGGTTGTCGATTCGGCTCACAAAAATGATCGGCCTCCGACGCTGGAAAATAGAGAACAAACTGCTTGATCTTCTTTTTTGTACGGTCGAGCAAAGGATAGTCAAAACAATTGTGAACCTTCTCGATGATTTTGGAGTCCCGCACAGCGGAGGCTATCTGCTAAAGATCAAGCTGACACACAAGGATTTCGCAGATTTGATCGCATCCACGCGGGAAACCGTTACTGCCGCACTTAACAGGCTCAAAGACGGAGGATATATCGATTTTGAAGGAAAGTATCTTACTATCAGCAACCTGGAGAAGCTGAAGGGGCTCCTTGACTGA
- a CDS encoding radical SAM protein has translation MPVIDPFEFFIQLHLTERCNLKCKHCYQTEDRPKEMSLAEIVLLIDEVSCMLDDWRQAYAIDLSSSFTVTGGEPFLRSDLFEVLEELRKNAIDTYMLSNGTLITRELSARLAAIGVKGVQISIEGSEEVHDSIRGAGSFASSLKGIRNILDAGIELTLNTTLSELNADCFMDVIDLASSTGAQRVGFSRLVPSGSGAILLGRMLTNEAVEQIYHKIFSLHIPGLKIVTGDPVASQFRNPAGDAADPLPSGGCAAGVSGLTILPDGTITPCRRMPLPIGNVKEDSLREIWATSETLRALRDKTQYQGRCGTCSKWSACRGCRAIAYAFSQSQGEGSYLAEDPQCFLLN, from the coding sequence ATGCCGGTAATTGATCCTTTCGAGTTCTTTATCCAGCTGCACCTTACCGAACGGTGCAATCTCAAATGCAAACATTGCTATCAGACCGAAGACAGGCCAAAAGAGATGTCTTTGGCCGAAATAGTCTTATTGATAGATGAAGTGTCCTGCATGCTTGACGACTGGAGGCAGGCATATGCGATCGACCTTTCTTCGAGCTTTACGGTAACCGGAGGTGAACCGTTCCTGCGGTCGGATCTTTTCGAGGTCCTGGAAGAATTAAGAAAGAACGCGATTGATACCTATATGCTTTCGAACGGGACATTGATAACCCGCGAGCTGTCCGCCAGACTCGCCGCGATCGGGGTAAAAGGCGTGCAGATAAGCATCGAGGGGTCTGAGGAAGTGCATGACAGCATCCGTGGTGCAGGAAGCTTCGCCTCATCGCTCAAGGGCATACGGAATATCCTCGATGCCGGGATCGAACTGACCTTGAATACAACCCTCTCTGAACTGAACGCAGACTGTTTCATGGACGTGATAGATCTCGCATCTTCAACCGGCGCGCAGCGGGTCGGCTTTTCGAGGCTTGTGCCGTCGGGAAGCGGTGCAATATTGCTCGGCAGGATGCTGACGAACGAGGCTGTGGAACAGATATACCATAAAATATTTTCTTTGCATATACCGGGGCTGAAAATCGTGACCGGTGACCCGGTTGCATCGCAGTTCAGAAATCCCGCCGGAGATGCTGCTGATCCTCTGCCCTCAGGAGGATGCGCGGCAGGAGTGTCCGGCCTGACGATACTCCCGGACGGTACTATCACGCCCTGCAGGAGGATGCCTCTGCCAATCGGCAATGTAAAGGAGGACTCCCTGAGAGAGATCTGGGCAACATCAGAAACGTTAAGGGCATTACGGGACAAGACCCAATATCAGGGCAGATGCGGTACCTGCTCAAAGTGGTCTGCCTGCAGAGGATGCAGGGCAATAGCCTATGCTTTCTCCCAGTCACAGGGCGAGGGCAGTTACCTTGCGGAGGACCCGCAGTGTTTTCTGCTTAACTGA